In a single window of the Candidatus Neomarinimicrobiota bacterium genome:
- the infB gene encoding translation initiation factor IF-2, translating into MTEQIVKKQRIFQIAKELNISHTEIIDFLQREGVEVSSHMSPVEPELYERILDEFAKEKVIVDRHRKEMARRDIERARRKAASTRAHFDHILTVEEQRKIEEAERVKQIQLEEEKLRQEKETKRKKEEELKQLALEELKKRKEKKEAAKKQLEQAVAAKETIRVEKGTEPRAKKVAKKPPTPERPKSKLKRIDIKEIEGKIAQGRKKPVARREREEVEAARSKSVEQTLRQTLASMATRERKRKPHRREKVEAEEVAAPEEIRPKIKIHEFMSVGELAAAMDVTPMNVISGCMQLGIMATINQRLDLETLSVLAEEFGFDIDEEDVLNDEAILQRMAARAGRAESVSRPPVVTVMGHVDHGKTSLLDYIRRTNVVVGESGGITQHIGAYSVALTQSQKITFLDTPGHEAFTAMRARGAQVTDIVVLVVAADDAVMPQTIEAINHARAAAVHIVVAINKIDKPEADPERVKRELAEQEVLVEDWGGKVQSAEISAKHGDGIEDLLDKILLEAEILDIKAVRDSPAVGTIIESKLDKGLGPVATVLVQRGTLKQGDTFLCGSQIGRVRAMQDEHGSRIKTAFPADPVQIQGFENVPQAGDRFIVFEDEREAKRIGTERSRVRREIEYRQKRVRTLDEISRKIREGEVKQLCILLKADVDGSMEALSDSLQELATEEVAVDIIHRAVGMVSENDVLLALASNAVIIAFRVNTSSGAKILAKKDNVEIRNYDVIYDAVNEVKLALEGLLEPEKVESPLGLAEVRVTFRITGIGTIAGCYLKEGKAVRNAYLRIKRDGKLLHEGQVTSLKRFKDDVKEVQEGYECGIGVEGFADFKEGDVLEIFEVKEVKRTLA; encoded by the coding sequence ATGACCGAACAGATCGTTAAGAAACAACGTATTTTCCAGATAGCCAAGGAGCTCAATATCTCCCACACAGAGATCATTGACTTCCTGCAGCGGGAGGGTGTTGAGGTTTCCAGCCACATGTCACCGGTGGAGCCGGAGCTATACGAACGTATCCTGGATGAATTTGCTAAGGAAAAGGTTATCGTTGACCGGCACCGTAAGGAGATGGCTCGCCGCGATATAGAGCGTGCCCGCCGAAAAGCCGCTAGCACTCGGGCTCATTTTGATCACATCCTGACTGTCGAAGAGCAGCGTAAAATCGAAGAGGCGGAACGGGTTAAGCAGATCCAGTTAGAAGAAGAAAAACTACGGCAGGAGAAAGAGACTAAGCGCAAAAAGGAAGAGGAACTCAAACAGCTAGCTCTTGAGGAGCTGAAGAAGCGCAAAGAGAAGAAAGAAGCAGCTAAGAAGCAGCTAGAACAAGCGGTCGCTGCCAAAGAAACGATTCGTGTTGAGAAAGGTACGGAGCCTAGGGCCAAGAAAGTAGCGAAGAAGCCTCCCACACCAGAGAGGCCGAAGTCCAAGCTCAAGCGCATCGATATCAAGGAGATCGAAGGCAAGATTGCCCAAGGGCGCAAGAAGCCTGTAGCCAGGAGGGAGAGGGAGGAAGTTGAAGCGGCCAGGTCGAAATCGGTAGAACAAACCCTTCGCCAGACCTTGGCGAGTATGGCCACTCGGGAACGCAAGCGCAAGCCTCATCGTCGGGAGAAGGTGGAGGCGGAAGAAGTGGCTGCGCCTGAAGAAATCCGGCCTAAGATCAAGATCCATGAATTCATGTCTGTCGGGGAGCTGGCTGCCGCCATGGACGTTACCCCTATGAACGTTATCAGCGGCTGCATGCAACTGGGCATCATGGCCACCATCAATCAGCGCCTTGATCTGGAAACCCTTTCCGTGCTGGCCGAGGAGTTTGGTTTTGACATCGATGAGGAAGATGTACTCAATGATGAGGCTATTCTCCAGAGGATGGCGGCCAGGGCCGGTAGGGCAGAGAGTGTGTCCCGGCCACCGGTGGTTACGGTGATGGGTCATGTGGACCATGGTAAGACGTCCCTGCTGGATTATATCCGCCGGACGAACGTAGTAGTAGGTGAATCGGGCGGCATAACCCAGCATATCGGCGCCTATAGCGTAGCCCTTACTCAGAGTCAGAAAATCACATTTCTCGATACCCCTGGCCATGAAGCCTTTACGGCCATGCGGGCCCGCGGGGCCCAGGTTACGGATATCGTGGTCCTGGTAGTGGCAGCCGATGATGCTGTTATGCCCCAAACGATAGAGGCCATTAACCACGCCAGGGCTGCGGCGGTGCATATTGTCGTGGCCATCAACAAGATTGATAAGCCCGAGGCAGATCCCGAGCGCGTCAAACGAGAGCTGGCGGAACAGGAAGTGTTAGTGGAAGACTGGGGCGGTAAAGTCCAGAGTGCCGAAATATCCGCCAAGCATGGTGACGGCATAGAAGATCTTCTGGACAAGATCCTATTAGAGGCGGAGATTCTGGATATAAAGGCGGTCAGAGATTCACCGGCCGTCGGTACTATCATTGAATCCAAGCTGGATAAGGGTCTCGGTCCTGTTGCCACTGTGCTGGTGCAGAGAGGCACATTGAAGCAGGGTGATACCTTCCTGTGTGGTAGTCAAATCGGCCGTGTAAGGGCCATGCAGGATGAACATGGGTCCCGAATAAAGACCGCCTTTCCAGCTGATCCAGTACAGATTCAAGGATTCGAGAACGTTCCACAGGCTGGGGACAGGTTTATCGTCTTTGAAGACGAGCGCGAAGCCAAACGCATCGGCACCGAGCGTTCGCGAGTACGACGGGAGATAGAATATCGCCAGAAGAGAGTCCGGACGCTGGATGAGATTTCCCGAAAGATTCGAGAAGGCGAGGTCAAGCAGCTGTGCATCCTGCTTAAGGCGGATGTGGACGGTTCGATGGAAGCCCTTTCAGATTCGCTCCAAGAACTCGCTACCGAAGAAGTGGCCGTGGACATCATTCACCGCGCTGTAGGTATGGTGAGTGAGAATGACGTCTTACTGGCTTTGGCCTCGAATGCCGTGATCATTGCCTTCAGGGTGAATACTTCTTCCGGTGCCAAAATACTGGCGAAAAAGGATAACGTAGAGATTCGCAATTACGATGTAATCTATGACGCGGTAAATGAGGTAAAGCTGGCTCTTGAAGGACTCCTCGAACCTGAGAAAGTTGAGTCCCCGCTGGGATTAGCCGAGGTGCGTGTCACCTTCCGCATCACAGGTATCGGCACCATCGCCGGCTGCTACTTGAAAGAGGGCAAGGCGGTGCGGAACGCTTACCTGCGGATAAAACGGGATGGCAAGTTGCTCCATGAAGGTCAGGTCACTTCTCTAAAGCGCTTCAAGGACGATGTGAAAGAAGTGCAGGAAGGATATGAATGCGGCATTGGCGTTGAAGGATTCGCTGATTTCAAGGAAGGGGATGTCCTGGAAATCTTTGAAGTGAAGGAAGTAAAGCGAACCCTTGCTTGA
- the nusA gene encoding transcription termination factor NusA — protein sequence MIQQEIIESFSTIAREKNIDRTHLGSIMEELFMTLIQKKYGEEYTNFSVIVNMDKGTIEIYQEKTVVDEVTNPVTEISLEDARRVERDLEVGDPFIEIIDPTDFGRRMVSTAKQFLSQRIREIEKQSVYDEYIQLLGTIATGDIHQVRRDNVYVNIDKVELRLPKFEQIPSERYRRGSTIRALVKSVEMTTKGPDIVVSRADNNFLIRLFEMEVPEIEDGIIEIKSVARAPGDRSKIIVYSHDRRIDAVGACVGMRGSRIQSIVRELNGEKIDIINWSEQPEILVSRSLSPAKPVNLLIMEDRPYIMAVFHDDELPTAIGKNGQNIVLASKVTGYTIDAVKQSEYEGPKRRTIYLDELDGLSKSQVEVLAQVDIHTAAEFLESPANDILALRGFGPKTYEKIHTIVSQAVATLEDVGNRVVQ from the coding sequence TTGATCCAGCAGGAAATCATCGAATCATTTTCCACTATCGCCCGGGAAAAGAATATCGATCGGACGCATCTGGGCTCCATTATGGAGGAGCTCTTCATGACGCTCATACAGAAGAAGTACGGGGAAGAATACACCAACTTCAGCGTCATCGTGAATATGGACAAGGGAACGATTGAGATTTATCAAGAAAAGACGGTAGTGGATGAGGTGACGAATCCGGTTACTGAGATCAGCCTTGAAGATGCGCGGCGGGTGGAGCGGGACCTTGAGGTGGGGGATCCCTTTATCGAGATCATTGATCCCACCGACTTTGGCCGCCGAATGGTTTCCACTGCCAAGCAGTTCCTCAGTCAGAGGATCAGGGAGATCGAAAAGCAATCGGTATATGACGAATACATTCAGTTGTTGGGGACCATCGCCACTGGCGACATTCACCAGGTACGGCGGGATAATGTGTATGTCAACATCGACAAGGTGGAGCTTCGTTTGCCCAAGTTCGAGCAGATTCCCAGTGAGCGGTATCGCCGGGGGAGCACTATCCGGGCGCTGGTGAAGTCGGTGGAAATGACGACCAAGGGCCCCGACATTGTGGTATCGCGGGCGGATAACAATTTCCTGATCCGTTTGTTTGAGATGGAAGTTCCCGAGATCGAGGATGGCATTATTGAGATTAAAAGCGTGGCACGTGCCCCGGGGGATCGCAGCAAGATCATTGTCTACTCCCACGATCGGCGCATCGACGCGGTGGGAGCCTGTGTGGGGATGCGCGGGAGCCGCATTCAGTCGATTGTCCGGGAGTTAAATGGGGAAAAAATCGACATCATCAACTGGAGCGAGCAACCGGAGATCCTGGTATCACGGTCGCTCTCACCCGCCAAACCGGTGAATCTCCTGATCATGGAAGATCGACCTTACATCATGGCTGTTTTCCATGATGATGAACTACCGACTGCAATCGGTAAGAATGGTCAGAATATCGTCCTGGCCTCCAAAGTAACCGGCTATACCATCGATGCGGTCAAACAATCGGAGTATGAGGGGCCAAAGCGCCGCACCATCTATCTTGATGAGCTGGATGGGTTGAGCAAGAGTCAGGTGGAGGTGCTGGCCCAAGTGGATATCCATACTGCTGCTGAATTCCTCGAGAGTCCAGCAAATGATATTCTCGCCCTCAGAGGCTTTGGCCCAAAAACCTATGAAAAAATCCATACCATTGTGTCGCAGGCAGTAGCAACATTAGAGGATGTTGGCAATAGAGTCGTCCAATAG
- a CDS encoding bifunctional riboflavin kinase/FAD synthetase, which produces MDTYYRLEDLPPVSNSALTLGTFDGLHRGHLAVIERLMEVSRERKVPAVVLTFDPYPQHILAPPSMPKKELIITLDKKLALLEKAGVDLSLVLKFDLQFSRITARDFLEKIVVDQFHPSHIVVGYDHHFGYQRQGDARFLQEHASTFGYEVDLVEVVTSSGSTISSSNIRQLLREGRCEEAEQLLGRLYEIPGRITPGIGRGQELDYPTANLTPDEPNQLIPKGGVYIVSADINRRTTFGMCNVGYRPTFDGRALTIEAHFVNPPEENLYDLRVTFRFHHRIRDEYKFDSREELRVQLNQDKQITLKWIAEYQGGKQIHASVS; this is translated from the coding sequence GTGGACACCTACTATCGCCTAGAAGACCTACCACCCGTAAGCAATTCGGCCTTGACCTTAGGCACCTTCGATGGCCTGCACCGGGGTCATCTGGCCGTTATTGAGCGGTTAATGGAGGTCTCCAGAGAGCGAAAAGTACCTGCTGTCGTCCTGACCTTTGATCCTTATCCCCAGCACATCCTGGCGCCACCGAGCATGCCCAAAAAGGAACTGATTATTACTTTGGACAAGAAGCTTGCCCTGCTGGAAAAGGCCGGCGTTGACCTGAGCCTAGTGCTGAAGTTTGATCTGCAATTCAGTCGTATCACAGCCCGTGATTTTTTAGAGAAAATCGTTGTAGATCAATTCCACCCTTCGCACATCGTTGTTGGCTATGACCACCATTTTGGTTATCAGCGGCAAGGAGATGCCCGGTTCCTGCAAGAGCACGCTTCCACCTTTGGATATGAGGTAGACTTGGTGGAGGTAGTAACATCTTCCGGTTCAACCATCAGCAGCTCCAACATCCGACAGCTGCTGCGCGAAGGACGCTGCGAAGAAGCCGAACAGCTATTAGGTCGGCTCTATGAAATCCCCGGCCGGATTACCCCCGGCATTGGACGGGGACAGGAACTGGATTATCCCACTGCCAACCTAACCCCCGACGAACCTAACCAACTCATTCCAAAGGGGGGAGTGTATATCGTATCGGCTGACATCAACCGACGGACAACTTTTGGTATGTGCAATGTGGGTTATAGGCCAACGTTTGATGGTAGAGCATTAACCATCGAGGCCCATTTCGTCAATCCCCCGGAGGAGAACTTGTACGACCTGCGAGTGACATTTCGTTTCCATCATCGAATTCGTGATGAGTACAAATTCGATAGTCGGGAGGAGCTACGGGTCCAGCTGAATCAGGATAAGCAAATTACGCTGAAATGGATTGCTGAATATCAAGGAGGAAAGCAGATACATGCCTCTGTCTCGTGA
- the truB gene encoding tRNA pseudouridine(55) synthase TruB — protein sequence MIDLVQPFWKPRDWTSFDVVKKVRSAIKVRKVGHTGTLDPFAEGVLVLCLGAATKRISQLMDLEKEYRADVKLGVTTDTLDPTGTVTDTVTVPPLTRDDIAAVLSRFVGPINQVPPMFSAVKVNGERLYKLARAGKTVLRQPRSVHIYRLDLVSWLPPDELVLRVICGKGTYIRSLASDLAQALNTVGYLTSLERTRVGPYGRADAVRMEQLASWTPTIA from the coding sequence GTGATAGACCTTGTCCAACCATTCTGGAAGCCCAGAGATTGGACCTCCTTCGACGTGGTTAAGAAAGTGCGATCGGCGATCAAAGTGAGGAAAGTGGGGCACACTGGTACCTTGGATCCCTTTGCCGAAGGAGTGCTGGTGCTCTGTCTGGGCGCAGCCACCAAGCGGATCTCCCAGCTTATGGACCTGGAGAAAGAGTATCGTGCCGACGTGAAGCTCGGGGTAACAACCGATACGCTGGATCCCACCGGGACGGTGACTGACACCGTAACGGTACCACCGCTGACGCGCGATGATATCGCAGCGGTTTTAAGCCGTTTCGTGGGTCCCATTAACCAGGTTCCGCCAATGTTCTCAGCCGTAAAAGTGAACGGGGAACGGCTCTATAAACTGGCACGGGCGGGGAAAACGGTGTTGCGGCAGCCCCGCTCAGTTCACATATACCGCCTGGACCTGGTATCTTGGCTTCCTCCCGACGAGCTGGTATTGCGAGTGATCTGTGGCAAGGGAACTTATATTCGCTCGCTGGCGTCGGATTTAGCGCAGGCACTGAATACGGTGGGTTACTTAACCAGCCTGGAACGGACCAGAGTAGGTCCCTACGGACGGGCCGATGCGGTCAGAATGGAGCAACTGGCTTCGTGGACACCTACTATCGCCTAG
- the rpsO gene encoding 30S ribosomal protein S15 — protein sequence MPLSRERKAELINKFGKNASDTGLPEVQIALLSEQIRDLTEHTKVQVKDHHSRRGLIKMVGQRRRLLKYLRRTNLESYTKLIKELGLRQ from the coding sequence ATGCCTCTGTCTCGTGAAAGGAAAGCGGAGTTGATTAATAAATTTGGCAAGAATGCTTCTGATACCGGTTTGCCCGAAGTACAGATCGCGCTTTTAAGCGAGCAGATTCGGGATCTGACGGAGCATACCAAAGTCCAGGTAAAAGATCACCACAGCCGTCGCGGCTTGATCAAAATGGTGGGTCAGCGACGGCGGCTATTGAAATATCTACGGCGGACTAACCTGGAGAGCTATACCAAGCTGATCAAAGAGCTCGGTCTACGCCAGTGA
- a CDS encoding TMEM165/GDT1 family protein, whose amino-acid sequence MRYLITIFLTVFLAELGDKTQLAVLLFATRPEVSKIGVAAAASLALVTTTVIATVIGDRLSHWINPKILAGVAGVGFILIGVLMIISIFRAGQSV is encoded by the coding sequence ATGCGCTATCTAATTACCATTTTCCTGACTGTTTTCCTGGCAGAGCTCGGCGATAAGACCCAGCTTGCTGTCTTGCTTTTTGCCACCCGGCCTGAAGTCTCCAAAATCGGCGTGGCCGCTGCGGCCTCCCTGGCCCTGGTAACGACCACCGTCATCGCCACCGTGATCGGGGATCGCCTCTCGCATTGGATTAATCCCAAAATACTGGCGGGTGTAGCCGGGGTAGGTTTCATCCTCATCGGTGTGCTGATGATAATCTCCATATTCAGAGCGGGACAATCCGTCTGA
- a CDS encoding tol-pal system YbgF family protein: protein MLKPRKKITRKELKRDPLMEALYRLRHWWLVHNKRVSRYGGIALVVLVLVVLVTRWRASQNEKAAAAVGIAFVEFSQGNYNTVISQLSAYVDEYSGLKSFGNGLYLLARSELFMGDTTGAEEHYRRYLDDYGKDPLLKAGAQAGLGIIAEGQKRHAEAAESFKQASKSAPTASLKHQYAIYAGRNYLLAQQPEEALKLLQPFLDNNELDFQTRNEIQILVTSAEAMGELRQGV, encoded by the coding sequence ATGCTCAAACCTCGCAAGAAAATAACCCGCAAGGAGCTCAAGCGCGATCCCCTGATGGAGGCGTTGTATCGCTTGCGCCACTGGTGGTTGGTTCACAATAAGCGTGTGTCTCGATATGGCGGAATCGCTTTGGTGGTGCTGGTTTTGGTAGTCCTGGTGACTCGCTGGCGGGCATCCCAGAACGAGAAGGCTGCCGCAGCTGTAGGTATAGCATTTGTCGAGTTCAGTCAGGGCAACTATAACACCGTTATCTCCCAGCTCAGCGCTTATGTGGACGAATATAGCGGTTTGAAGTCTTTCGGCAACGGCCTCTATTTACTGGCCCGTTCAGAACTTTTTATGGGAGACACTACTGGTGCCGAGGAACATTACCGCCGTTATTTAGATGATTACGGGAAGGACCCACTCCTGAAGGCAGGCGCTCAAGCCGGGCTCGGGATAATCGCCGAGGGGCAAAAGCGCCATGCTGAGGCGGCGGAGAGCTTTAAACAGGCCAGCAAGTCAGCACCCACTGCCTCTCTCAAACACCAGTACGCCATTTACGCCGGTCGAAATTACCTTCTGGCCCAGCAACCTGAAGAAGCACTGAAGCTTCTCCAGCCGTTCCTTGATAATAATGAGCTGGATTTCCAAACCCGTAACGAGATACAAATATTAGTGACTTCTGCCGAGGCTATGGGGGAATTGAGGCAGGGTGTATAA
- the rimP gene encoding ribosome maturation factor RimP — MPAFFEYLSALALGPEVHVLDASVSKGGRQPLVRVVVDTPAGITIDEIAEISQLVRRDPGVAKQVGTTDFRLEVTSPGVKAGLTEPWQYPRHVGRRLIVRLHPPIGEDESATNIEGQLLRTGPKGIVLERSEGEEEIAWERIQQAVVQLKW; from the coding sequence ATGCCTGCTTTTTTTGAATATCTATCCGCTTTAGCCTTGGGGCCGGAAGTCCACGTTCTTGACGCTTCGGTGAGTAAGGGAGGCCGACAGCCCCTGGTCAGAGTAGTGGTGGATACGCCGGCAGGTATTACCATTGATGAGATTGCGGAGATATCGCAGTTAGTACGCAGAGATCCGGGCGTGGCAAAGCAGGTTGGAACTACTGACTTCCGCCTGGAGGTGACTTCGCCCGGGGTGAAAGCTGGACTGACTGAGCCGTGGCAGTATCCGCGGCATGTAGGACGCCGGCTGATAGTCCGGCTCCATCCACCGATAGGAGAAGATGAGAGCGCAACAAACATTGAGGGGCAATTGCTCAGGACGGGTCCGAAGGGCATTGTCCTGGAGCGGTCCGAAGGTGAAGAAGAAATCGCCTGGGAGCGGATTCAACAGGCTGTGGTGCAATTGAAATGGTAA
- the pnp gene encoding polyribonucleotide nucleotidyltransferase, protein MIVKTLELAGRTLTIETGHMAKQADGAVLVGYADTVALATVVATHEEVPDRGFFPLSVEYREKTYAAGRIPGGFFKREGRPSEKEVLGARLTDRPIRPLFPDGFRNETQVIITVLSADAENSPDILGIIGASAALSISDIPWNGPVAGVRIGMIDGKMCLNPTNTELESSPLDIVVVGKKDAIIMVEGESDQITESQLITAIQYAQEAIKDIIELQEELVGEVGKPKRLFTVPEPDEELLKAVDALVQPRLDDLNSPKSKQTRFGDIDNFINEVQEQLAEQFPEQEQAIHERISELIGDDLRQKTLNGVRADGRAPDEIRPITVETQVLPRTHGSALFTRGETQALAITTLGTKKDEQLIDDIEGIYYKSHMLHYNFPPFSVGEVRPMRGTSRREIGHGSLAERALQQVLPKFEEFPYTVRLVSEILESNGSSSMATVCASCMALMDAGVPITAPVAGIAMGLVMESDRYVILSDILGTEDHLGDMDLKVAGTREGINSIQMDLKREGISIEIMREALEQARESRLHVLDKMMEVLEAPRPKISDFAPRIFLLTIDPEKIGDLIGPGGRVVKSITRETGCNVDVDDDGTVVISGTSRDNMDDAIRMVKLIISEPEVGSTYHGTIRRVMDFGAFVEIAPGKEGLIHISEIDWNRVHKVEDVLKIGDEVDVKLIKIDELGRLDFSRKVLLEKPAGWTEPVRREHHTGNGGGRRRPRRSGNTSRSGRRPNRPPRGTRP, encoded by the coding sequence ATGATCGTTAAGACATTAGAATTAGCCGGTCGGACACTTACCATTGAGACCGGCCACATGGCCAAGCAGGCTGATGGGGCCGTCCTGGTGGGCTACGCCGATACGGTTGCCCTTGCCACTGTGGTAGCTACCCATGAGGAAGTACCTGACCGAGGGTTTTTCCCCTTGTCGGTCGAGTATCGTGAAAAAACATATGCTGCCGGACGAATCCCCGGCGGCTTCTTTAAACGGGAGGGTCGTCCCTCCGAGAAGGAGGTCCTGGGTGCCCGGTTGACTGACCGGCCCATTCGGCCTCTCTTCCCGGATGGTTTCCGGAACGAGACGCAGGTCATAATAACCGTCCTTTCCGCTGACGCCGAGAATTCCCCGGATATCCTCGGGATCATTGGCGCATCGGCGGCCCTGAGCATCTCTGATATTCCCTGGAACGGCCCCGTGGCCGGCGTGCGCATCGGCATGATAGATGGCAAAATGTGCCTCAACCCAACCAACACCGAGCTGGAATCGAGCCCCTTGGACATCGTGGTGGTGGGGAAGAAAGATGCCATCATCATGGTTGAGGGTGAATCTGACCAGATTACCGAATCGCAGCTGATCACGGCTATACAGTACGCTCAGGAGGCCATCAAGGATATTATTGAGCTCCAGGAAGAGCTTGTGGGCGAAGTGGGGAAGCCAAAACGGTTATTCACTGTGCCTGAACCCGACGAAGAGCTCCTTAAAGCGGTGGATGCCCTGGTACAGCCGCGTTTGGACGACCTCAATAGCCCCAAGAGCAAGCAGACCAGGTTTGGGGATATCGATAACTTCATTAACGAGGTACAGGAACAACTGGCAGAGCAGTTCCCCGAGCAGGAGCAGGCCATTCACGAGCGTATTTCGGAGTTGATTGGTGATGATCTGCGTCAGAAGACCTTGAATGGTGTTCGTGCCGATGGCCGCGCACCCGATGAGATCCGTCCCATAACGGTTGAAACTCAAGTGTTGCCTCGCACCCATGGCTCGGCTTTGTTCACCCGGGGTGAAACCCAGGCCCTGGCCATTACCACCCTGGGCACCAAAAAGGACGAGCAGCTGATAGACGATATTGAGGGGATCTATTATAAAAGCCACATGCTTCACTACAACTTCCCACCCTTTTCCGTCGGTGAGGTAAGGCCTATGCGGGGCACGAGTCGCCGGGAAATTGGACACGGTAGTCTGGCCGAGCGGGCCTTGCAACAGGTCTTGCCCAAATTTGAGGAATTCCCCTACACGGTGCGTCTCGTTTCAGAAATCCTGGAGTCCAACGGGAGCTCTTCCATGGCGACGGTTTGTGCCTCGTGTATGGCCCTCATGGACGCCGGTGTGCCCATCACGGCCCCCGTTGCCGGCATTGCTATGGGTCTCGTAATGGAATCGGACCGCTACGTGATCCTGTCGGATATTCTGGGTACTGAAGACCACCTCGGGGATATGGATCTCAAGGTGGCCGGTACCCGCGAAGGAATCAATTCCATTCAGATGGACCTTAAACGGGAGGGGATTTCCATTGAGATTATGCGTGAGGCGTTAGAGCAAGCTCGGGAAAGCCGGCTCCATGTCCTGGACAAGATGATGGAGGTCCTGGAAGCACCGCGTCCTAAAATCAGCGATTTCGCCCCCCGTATTTTCCTGCTCACTATTGATCCTGAGAAGATCGGGGATCTTATCGGCCCCGGTGGTCGGGTTGTGAAGTCTATTACTCGGGAGACGGGCTGTAACGTTGATGTAGATGATGACGGTACGGTAGTTATAAGTGGCACTAGCAGGGATAATATGGATGACGCTATCCGGATGGTGAAGCTGATAATCAGTGAACCCGAGGTGGGCTCTACCTATCACGGTACTATCCGGCGTGTTATGGACTTCGGGGCCTTCGTGGAGATCGCCCCCGGCAAGGAAGGCCTCATCCACATCTCCGAGATTGATTGGAATCGGGTCCATAAAGTGGAGGACGTTTTAAAAATCGGCGATGAAGTAGACGTTAAGCTGATCAAGATTGACGAGCTTGGCCGGCTGGACTTCAGCCGTAAGGTGTTGCTTGAAAAGCCCGCTGGTTGGACCGAACCTGTTCGCCGTGAACACCATACGGGAAACGGCGGTGGACGGAGACGGCCACGTCGCTCCGGCAACACTAGTCGAAGCGGTCGCCGTCCAAACCGCCCGCCTCGAGGGACACGCCCTTAG
- the rbfA gene encoding 30S ribosome-binding factor RbfA, producing MAEEVQSILGEVFLTKIKIPTAGMITVMHVDITKDLRIAKVYLSLLNPSAPRDKVLQDLLRRKKEIRYHLGTELRAKYVPELRFFLDESVERSARITTLLEELHRDDPAAKR from the coding sequence ATGGCCGAGGAGGTGCAAAGTATCCTAGGCGAGGTCTTTCTCACCAAAATTAAGATTCCCACTGCCGGGATGATCACCGTCATGCATGTGGATATCACCAAGGACCTGCGCATCGCTAAAGTTTACCTGAGCCTCTTAAACCCCAGCGCTCCTAGGGATAAAGTCCTCCAGGATCTCCTTCGTCGCAAGAAAGAAATCCGGTATCATCTGGGGACCGAACTACGGGCAAAGTATGTACCGGAGCTGCGATTTTTCCTGGATGAATCGGTGGAGCGTTCTGCCCGAATTACTACCCTGTTAGAAGAGCTTCACCGGGACGATCCGGCTGCCAAACGGTGA